From Desulfatiglans anilini DSM 4660, one genomic window encodes:
- a CDS encoding glycosyltransferase: protein MDISVVIPVLNEEESLPHLLDRMTAVLSGTRYQCEMVFVDDGSRDRSLEILKTFKASSTGGIPIKIVKLARNFGQHPATIAGFAAASGRILVTFDADLQNEPADILKLVEKIEEGYDFVSGIRGFRTDSVWLRQLPSYLFTRLLNIVTKKKLKDYGCPLNALRSEIAVQMREYGDMQRYLKPLATRLAPRIAEMPVAHYPRVRGASRYTMLDLIDLFFDFLTNFSRRVFQRVAIAGCLLTFVSLVLGFVCLVASLAFGSEGVSPVGAGLVALLLLIAGIEFLVLGVLGDFVVRVYQKVESKPIYRVERIFD, encoded by the coding sequence ATGGATATTTCAGTGGTGATCCCGGTGTTGAATGAAGAGGAAAGCCTACCCCACCTTCTGGATCGGATGACGGCCGTCCTCAGCGGGACGCGGTACCAGTGCGAGATGGTGTTTGTGGATGACGGGAGCCGGGACCGGAGCCTGGAGATCTTGAAGACCTTCAAGGCATCGTCCACCGGCGGCATACCCATCAAGATCGTCAAGCTCGCCCGCAATTTCGGCCAGCACCCGGCGACGATCGCCGGGTTCGCGGCCGCGTCCGGACGGATTCTGGTGACCTTCGATGCGGACCTGCAGAACGAGCCGGCGGACATCCTGAAACTCGTCGAGAAGATCGAAGAAGGATATGACTTCGTGAGCGGCATCCGGGGCTTTAGAACGGATTCCGTCTGGCTCCGTCAACTGCCCTCCTATCTGTTTACCCGCCTGCTCAATATCGTCACCAAAAAGAAGCTGAAGGACTACGGCTGTCCGCTGAATGCCCTGCGGTCGGAAATCGCTGTTCAAATGCGCGAATACGGCGACATGCAACGCTACTTGAAGCCGCTGGCCACCCGTCTAGCTCCGAGGATCGCCGAGATGCCGGTCGCCCATTATCCCCGCGTGAGGGGAGCCTCGCGCTACACGATGCTGGACCTGATCGATCTCTTCTTCGATTTTCTGACCAATTTCTCACGGCGTGTCTTCCAGCGGGTGGCGATCGCCGGCTGCCTCCTGACCTTCGTGAGCCTGGTTTTGGGGTTTGTCTGCCTGGTGGCCTCTCTGGCCTTCGGGTCTGAAGGGGTCAGCCCCGTCGGTGCAGGACTCGTCGCACTCCTGCTTCTGATTGCCGGCATCGAGTTCCTGGTGCTGGGTGTGCTCGGAGACTTTGTCGTACGCGTCTACCAGAAGGTCGAATCAAAGCCGATTTACCGGGTGGAGCGCATCTTC
- a CDS encoding class I SAM-dependent methyltransferase, with amino-acid sequence MEKTRRPVQPKKPFLHRKALTASERGKGSSFLSLPDWDRVAAAIGESLGKPDFDYFRNDKLDCYDTFYFADRVPAPMVLDVGCGPGHFMLFAARNGAKVTGLDASAGMLRLTRQRLESAGFDGLLLQTDLDTRLPFQEATFDLVVCESVLNHIRRPADVLEEIFRVLKKDGTFVLDVSNAWGLPWRTAIRLAQWTGSYPEGRIHWLTPRRAERLVENAGFRVHETRGLHLIPPPRFTSIGFRSRPLLPPAAGLRLERLFYRLNQTLERTAPFKHVCFKYLIKSRKP; translated from the coding sequence ATGGAAAAGACCCGCCGCCCCGTTCAACCGAAAAAGCCGTTTCTCCACCGGAAGGCTCTCACAGCCTCCGAGCGGGGCAAAGGATCTTCCTTCCTCTCCCTGCCGGATTGGGACCGCGTGGCCGCGGCGATCGGCGAGAGCCTCGGTAAACCCGACTTCGATTATTTCCGGAACGACAAGCTCGATTGTTACGATACCTTTTATTTCGCCGACAGGGTCCCTGCCCCCATGGTCCTCGATGTGGGCTGCGGCCCCGGGCACTTCATGCTCTTCGCCGCCCGGAACGGAGCCAAGGTGACAGGCCTGGACGCCTCGGCCGGCATGCTCCGGCTCACCCGTCAGCGCCTCGAGTCAGCCGGTTTCGACGGGCTCCTGCTTCAGACGGATCTCGATACGAGACTCCCTTTCCAAGAAGCGACCTTCGACCTGGTGGTCTGCGAGTCGGTGCTGAACCACATCAGGCGCCCGGCGGACGTTCTCGAAGAGATCTTCCGCGTCTTGAAAAAGGACGGCACGTTCGTGCTGGACGTCTCCAACGCCTGGGGCCTTCCCTGGCGCACGGCCATCCGGCTGGCGCAGTGGACGGGCAGCTACCCCGAAGGCCGCATCCATTGGTTGACCCCGCGCCGCGCCGAGCGGCTGGTCGAGAACGCCGGTTTCAGGGTCCACGAAACCCGCGGCCTGCACCTGATCCCCCCGCCGCGCTTCACCTCGATCGGTTTCCGCTCGAGGCCGCTCCTGCCGCCCGCCGCAGGACTACGCCTGGAGCGCCTTTTCTACCGCCTGAACCAGACGCTCGAGCGGACGGCCCCCTTCAAACACGTCTGCTTCAAATACCTGATCAAATCACGGAAACCCTGA
- a CDS encoding asparagine synthetase B family protein yields MDQICGLIDRTGRGPDGRVLEALKRPIAENRPSQDFFGGRWGISLVERRPNRAQPLDPGECFSEQGPLACVFFGDLHNSRNLCSAVGAAHTAPSPAQAVLEAYRRFGPSACALLEGAFVLLLEDRTQGLCMLARDKLGAFPLYVHSSDNRLLFASGLGPLVDSGLIALAPDTRSLADYLTFQFPLEHRTFFSGIRALPPGTLCIIENGVLRLEEAWNFEWQPLDEPAERYRDRLRQALQDAVTAADTLPHPVSHLSGGLDSSLLALLLSKRHPALETFSGVYPYGPAYDESLFASKVAEHCSLRHTEVHPGPEDVIRLLPDMVAQLHEPVSDVAFSRYAVAKAIRDHAPEACTAFCGQGADELFGGYTFYQDFMDQRFPGGLPEQAYQRRRLFSPEQIRGILQPEAYGGLFGAYDPLAVYGLSFGRTGPILDRAAMADIRGFLPYWLQIESRIDAAVDLQPRFPFLHHDVRDLAARIPAHQKIRDGAGKWILRQAFHEDLPKDVLDHVKIGFRTPSGIWFKDALFDFASEALLAAHSGLSSFPDLFAPAAVKDMLEANRQGRANLGWQIWTMLLFTLWLDRYFGGKPCA; encoded by the coding sequence GTGGATCAAATCTGCGGCCTGATCGACCGAACCGGCCGGGGACCGGACGGCCGGGTCCTCGAGGCGCTGAAACGCCCCATCGCGGAGAACCGCCCCTCACAGGATTTTTTCGGCGGCCGCTGGGGGATATCCCTTGTCGAACGTCGGCCCAACCGCGCGCAGCCGCTTGATCCAGGGGAATGCTTTTCGGAGCAGGGCCCACTCGCCTGTGTTTTTTTCGGCGACCTCCACAATTCCCGGAATCTCTGCAGTGCCGTGGGCGCTGCACACACGGCCCCTTCCCCGGCCCAAGCGGTCCTCGAGGCCTATCGCCGATTCGGCCCGAGCGCCTGCGCGCTCTTGGAAGGGGCCTTTGTCCTGCTTCTCGAAGACCGCACCCAGGGCCTTTGCATGTTGGCACGCGACAAACTGGGGGCTTTCCCGCTCTACGTCCATTCCTCGGACAACCGGCTCCTGTTTGCGTCCGGCCTCGGACCACTGGTCGATTCGGGCCTCATCGCGTTAGCGCCTGACACCCGGTCCCTGGCCGACTACCTCACCTTCCAGTTCCCGCTGGAGCACCGGACCTTCTTCTCCGGGATCCGGGCCTTGCCCCCTGGAACCCTCTGCATAATTGAAAACGGCGTGCTGCGCCTCGAGGAGGCCTGGAACTTCGAATGGCAGCCCTTGGACGAACCCGCCGAGCGGTATCGAGACCGCCTGCGCCAGGCCCTCCAAGACGCGGTGACCGCCGCCGACACCCTGCCGCATCCGGTCTCCCACCTGAGCGGCGGGCTCGACAGCAGCCTCCTCGCGCTTCTTCTCTCGAAGCGCCACCCCGCGCTCGAGACCTTTTCAGGCGTCTACCCGTACGGTCCGGCCTACGACGAAAGCCTTTTCGCCTCCAAGGTCGCCGAGCACTGCAGCCTCCGGCACACGGAGGTGCACCCCGGCCCGGAAGACGTCATCCGGCTCCTGCCGGACATGGTCGCACAACTCCATGAACCGGTGAGCGACGTCGCTTTTTCCCGCTACGCCGTCGCAAAGGCCATCCGGGACCATGCACCGGAGGCCTGCACCGCCTTCTGCGGCCAGGGCGCCGACGAACTGTTCGGCGGCTACACCTTCTATCAGGACTTCATGGATCAGCGCTTCCCGGGCGGCCTTCCGGAGCAGGCCTATCAGCGCCGGCGCCTCTTTTCCCCCGAGCAGATCCGCGGCATCCTGCAGCCCGAAGCCTACGGAGGGCTTTTCGGGGCCTACGACCCTTTAGCCGTCTACGGGCTGTCCTTCGGCCGCACCGGCCCGATCCTCGACCGAGCCGCCATGGCCGACATCAGGGGCTTCCTCCCCTACTGGCTCCAGATCGAGAGCCGGATCGACGCCGCCGTCGATCTTCAGCCCCGATTCCCTTTCCTGCACCATGACGTGCGGGACCTCGCGGCACGCATCCCCGCCCACCAGAAGATCCGCGACGGCGCCGGCAAATGGATCCTGCGCCAGGCCTTCCACGAAGACCTCCCGAAGGACGTCCTGGACCATGTCAAGATCGGTTTTCGAACACCCTCGGGGATCTGGTTCAAAGACGCGCTCTTCGACTTCGCCTCCGAAGCCCTTTTGGCGGCACATTCCGGCCTTTCCAGCTTCCCCGATCTTTTCGCGCCCGCCGCCGTCAAAGACATGCTGGAGGCCAACCGCCAGGGGCGGGCAAACCTCGGGTGGCAGATCTGGACCATGCTGCTCTTCACGCTCTGGCTGGATCGGTATTTCGGGGGCAAGCCGTGCGCGTAG
- a CDS encoding WbqC family protein — protein sequence MRVAILQPGYLPWMGYFDQMNQVDVFVHATDLQYTRQDWRSRNRIKTRTGWQWLTVPVHSKGNFFAPIHSIRVNNSTPWARKHLNLIREHYRTAPFFDLYFPLFEEALNREWEYLLDLDLYFIHLFKDILHITTRCIDIRDLQLPQPLDRVQRIIQTCLYLHATLYLSGDAARNYLDESFFAPHGIVLQFHDMSHPVYPQLHGPFISYLSLIDLLFNCGPASASYLSSAAGQSPVLTKQSL from the coding sequence GTGCGCGTAGCCATCCTCCAACCCGGGTATCTGCCGTGGATGGGCTACTTCGACCAAATGAACCAGGTCGATGTCTTCGTGCACGCCACGGATCTCCAGTACACTCGTCAGGACTGGCGCAGCCGGAACCGCATCAAGACCCGCACCGGCTGGCAGTGGCTCACGGTCCCCGTGCACTCCAAAGGAAATTTCTTCGCCCCCATCCACAGCATCCGGGTCAACAATTCCACCCCCTGGGCCCGCAAGCACTTGAACCTCATCCGTGAACATTACCGGACCGCTCCCTTTTTCGACCTGTACTTTCCCCTCTTCGAGGAAGCGCTCAATCGTGAATGGGAGTACCTTCTCGATCTCGACCTTTATTTTATCCATCTCTTTAAAGACATCCTCCACATTACCACGCGCTGCATCGACATCCGCGACCTGCAGCTCCCTCAACCGCTCGACCGCGTCCAGCGAATCATCCAAACCTGCCTTTATCTTCATGCAACGCTTTACCTTTCAGGAGACGCGGCCAGAAATTATCTCGATGAATCCTTTTTCGCCCCCCACGGAATCGTCCTGCAATTTCACGACATGTCCCACCCCGTCTACCCTCAACTCCACGGACCCTTCATCTCCTACCTCTCCCTGATAGACCTTCTCTTCAACTGCGGCCCGGCGAGCGCCTCCTATCTCTCCTCGGCCGCCGGCCAATCACCCGTACTCACCAAACAATCCCTATAA